In a single window of the Nicotiana tomentosiformis chromosome 10, ASM39032v3, whole genome shotgun sequence genome:
- the LOC138900322 gene encoding uncharacterized protein: protein MSSEALLRLDNFTKLFPFHFNGTPSEDPQDYLDHCHEFSRLFLKKFLPITLREDYRMQFERLQHGSMAVTQYESRFVDFARHALLLIPTNGERVRWFIKGLTHPIKLRMAKKAGSEISFQDVANVARRIEMVLAKERGKRYDKRPRQFGGFSGASSGGMGNFGAYSAHISAPPLQSHYNGYSTLSGQRSQQSRFCYTCGDPRHIFRLCPMS, encoded by the exons tcttctgaggccttattaagACTTGATAattttactaagctctttccatttcacttcaatggtacaccttctgaggacccacaggattatcttgatcactgccatgag ttctcacggctatttctaaagaagtttctccctatcacattgagagaggattaccgcatgcaatttgagcgtctacagcatggCAGTATGGCCGTTACTCAGTATgaatcccgttttgtggattttgcCCGCCATGCTCTCCTTTTAATACCTACTAATGGAGAGAGAGTGAGGTGGTTTAttaagggactcactcaccctatcaagcTTCGGATGGCCAAGAaggccggaagtgagatttcctttcaggacgttgctaatgtcgcgaggaggatcgagatggttcttgcaaaGGAGAGAGGGAAGAggtatgataagaggcctcgtcagttcggtggtttcagtggtgcctcatctggaggtatgGGTAATTTTGGTGCATATTCAGCtcatatcagtgcaccaccactccagagtcactacaacggTTATTCGACCCTTTCGGGTCAGCGGTCACAGCAGTCGAGGttctgttatacttgtggtgatccgaggcatattTTTAGATTATGCCCTATGTCTTAG